From Campylobacter concisus, a single genomic window includes:
- a CDS encoding excinuclease ABC subunit A, with amino-acid sequence MNDIIEITGAREHNLKNINLKIPKNKLVVFTGLSGSGKSTLAFDTLYAEGQRRYMESLSSYARQFLDRVGKPDVDKIEGLTPAIAIDQKTTSKNPRSTVGTITEIYDYLRLLYARVGVQHCHKCGKPISKMSASDIINEISKLPLGAKVIIYAPLVREKKGTWADLIENLRQKGFVRAQIDGVVVRLDEEIELAKTKKHTIKVIVDRIAIDEQNHERLASDVEKALNESFGEVEIEIANADELGIKESFIHYSEHMACFDCKISFTPLEPLSFSFNSPKGACEHCDGLGIRYSLDMSKIIDEEKSIENGAIKLLYGYNMSYYYKFLLAFCEQNGIDIKRPYYELSEDEKRLVLYGNVKDVEFFWKRNKLLRKFDGVVKISHGLLKDYKDFDEYMSEKICDACNGHRLKPQSLAVKVAGLGLGEILDMSIENCTAFFSNEKNFAYLSDYDKAIAKPILKEINERLFFLYDVGLGYLSLGRDARTISGGEAQRIRIASQIGSGLSGVMYVLDEPSIGLHERDTLKLIKTLRNLQAKGNSVIVVEHDKKTIEEADFIVDIGPGAGKFGGNVVFAGTAKELLSSDTQTAQYINSKKKINYQKNRKAEKWLEISNVNINNISNLTAKFPLRNLVGITGVSGSGKSSLVLQTLLPEAQEQLNRAKKVKKIAGVNLNGLENLDKVIYLDQSPIGRTPRSNPATYTGVMDEIRNLFAQTKEAKLRGYKIGRFSFNVKGGRCEKCQGEGEITIEMHFLPDINVVCDVCNGARYNAQTLEILYKGKNIAEVLNMSIDEAVEFFKAVPKIASKLTTLQDVGLGYITLGQNAVTLSGGEAQRVKLAKELSRSDTGNTLYILDEPTTGLHFADVDRLVKVLNHLVDLGNSVFVIEHNMDVIKNCDYIVDMGPEGGAKGGKVIACGSVKEVAKNYKKTGSYTGEFLAQELEEMKKR; translated from the coding sequence ATGAACGATATTATTGAAATAACTGGCGCAAGAGAACATAATTTAAAAAATATAAATCTCAAAATTCCTAAAAATAAATTAGTGGTTTTTACCGGTCTTAGCGGAAGCGGCAAGAGCACGCTAGCCTTTGATACGCTTTATGCTGAGGGACAAAGAAGATACATGGAGAGCCTTAGTAGCTACGCTAGGCAGTTTTTAGACCGTGTGGGTAAGCCTGATGTCGATAAGATCGAGGGTTTAACGCCTGCTATTGCGATCGATCAAAAGACGACTTCCAAAAACCCTCGCTCAACGGTCGGTACGATCACTGAAATTTATGACTATCTAAGGCTTTTGTACGCAAGAGTTGGTGTTCAGCACTGCCATAAATGTGGCAAACCTATCTCGAAAATGAGTGCGAGCGATATCATAAATGAAATTTCAAAACTCCCACTTGGCGCAAAGGTGATCATCTATGCACCGCTAGTGCGTGAGAAAAAGGGCACATGGGCGGATCTGATCGAAAATTTACGCCAAAAAGGCTTTGTGAGAGCGCAGATAGATGGCGTGGTGGTGAGGCTTGATGAGGAGATCGAGCTTGCAAAAACGAAAAAGCACACGATAAAGGTCATCGTTGATAGGATTGCCATCGATGAACAAAATCACGAACGCCTTGCTAGCGACGTGGAAAAAGCGCTAAATGAGAGCTTTGGCGAGGTCGAGATAGAGATCGCAAATGCCGATGAGTTGGGGATTAAAGAGAGTTTTATACATTACAGCGAGCACATGGCTTGCTTCGACTGCAAAATTTCATTTACGCCGCTTGAGCCGCTAAGCTTTAGCTTTAACTCGCCAAAGGGCGCTTGCGAGCACTGCGACGGACTTGGCATAAGATATAGCCTAGATATGAGTAAGATCATAGACGAGGAAAAATCGATAGAAAACGGCGCGATCAAGCTACTTTACGGCTACAACATGAGCTATTACTATAAATTTTTACTTGCTTTTTGCGAGCAAAATGGTATCGATATTAAAAGGCCCTATTATGAGCTTAGCGAAGATGAAAAAAGGCTCGTTTTATACGGCAACGTCAAGGATGTTGAGTTCTTTTGGAAGCGAAATAAACTGCTTAGAAAATTTGATGGAGTAGTTAAAATTTCACATGGGCTTTTAAAGGATTATAAGGACTTTGACGAGTACATGAGCGAGAAAATTTGCGATGCTTGTAATGGCCACAGGCTAAAGCCCCAAAGCCTAGCGGTCAAGGTCGCTGGCCTTGGACTTGGTGAAATTTTAGATATGAGCATAGAAAACTGCACCGCTTTTTTCTCAAATGAGAAAAATTTTGCCTATCTTAGCGACTACGACAAGGCGATCGCAAAGCCTATCTTAAAAGAGATCAACGAGAGGCTTTTCTTTTTGTATGACGTGGGGCTTGGCTACTTGTCGCTCGGACGTGATGCTAGGACGATCAGTGGCGGTGAGGCGCAGCGCATCAGGATCGCGAGCCAGATAGGAAGTGGGCTAAGTGGCGTCATGTATGTGCTTGATGAGCCAAGTATCGGTCTTCACGAGCGTGATACACTAAAACTCATAAAGACGCTTAGAAATTTACAAGCCAAAGGCAACTCTGTAATCGTCGTCGAGCATGATAAAAAGACGATAGAGGAGGCTGATTTTATCGTAGATATCGGCCCTGGAGCTGGTAAATTTGGCGGTAATGTGGTCTTTGCAGGCACAGCAAAAGAGCTTTTAAGCTCAGATACTCAGACTGCACAATACATAAATAGTAAGAAAAAGATCAACTATCAAAAAAATAGAAAGGCTGAGAAGTGGCTTGAAATTTCAAATGTAAATATCAACAATATCTCAAATTTAACCGCTAAATTTCCGCTTAGAAATTTAGTTGGTATCACTGGTGTCTCAGGATCTGGCAAGAGCTCGCTAGTGCTTCAGACCTTGCTTCCAGAGGCGCAGGAGCAGCTAAATAGAGCTAAAAAAGTGAAAAAAATAGCTGGGGTAAATTTAAACGGACTTGAGAATTTAGACAAGGTTATATACCTCGATCAAAGCCCGATCGGCCGCACTCCACGCTCAAATCCAGCGACTTATACTGGCGTGATGGACGAGATAAGAAATTTATTTGCGCAGACTAAAGAAGCTAAGCTTAGAGGCTATAAAATAGGGCGTTTTAGCTTTAACGTCAAAGGTGGGCGCTGCGAGAAGTGCCAAGGCGAGGGCGAGATCACGATCGAGATGCACTTTTTACCTGATATAAATGTGGTTTGTGATGTTTGTAACGGCGCTAGATACAACGCTCAGACCTTGGAAATTTTATATAAAGGCAAAAACATCGCCGAAGTGCTAAATATGAGCATAGATGAGGCGGTTGAGTTTTTCAAGGCTGTGCCAAAGATCGCTTCAAAGCTCACCACGCTGCAAGACGTAGGGCTTGGCTACATCACACTTGGGCAAAATGCAGTCACACTTAGTGGCGGTGAGGCGCAACGTGTGAAGCTAGCAAAAGAGCTTAGTAGAAGCGATACTGGAAATACGCTTTATATCCTTGATGAGCCAACGACGGGGCTTCATTTTGCCGATGTCGATAGGCTTGTAAAGGTGCTAAATCACTTAGTTGATCTTGGAAATTCGGTCTTTGTAATCGAGCATAATATGGATGTGATCAAAAACTGCGACTATATCGTAGATATGGGGCCAGAAGGCGGCGCAAAAGGCGGTAAAGTGATAGCGTGCGGCAGTGTAAAAGAGGTGGCTAAAAACTATAAAAAAACTGGTAGCTACACTGGAGAATTTCTAGCGCAAGAGCTTGAGGAAATGAAGAAAAGGTAG